The proteins below are encoded in one region of Methanobrevibacter sp.:
- a CDS encoding uracil-DNA glycosylase, with product MIGNDWDLALKDEFEKDYFLKIMEFIEEQYESKTVYPPYEDIFNAFKLTPLNNVKVVILGQDPYHEEGQAHGLAFSTLGGRPIPRSLKNIFKEIYDEYDYPIPDSGCLEKWAKQGVFLLNTVLTVEKGNANSHSKCGWQTFTDNVIKILNNQKQSIVFLLWGKQAEKKKELITNPNHLVLITSHPSPFSARRGFLGSNHFRLANEFLKENGVGEINWQLQNDLFDFK from the coding sequence ATGATTGGTAATGATTGGGATTTGGCTTTAAAGGATGAATTTGAAAAGGACTATTTTTTAAAGATTATGGAATTTATTGAAGAGCAATATGAATCAAAAACAGTCTATCCTCCTTATGAAGACATATTTAATGCATTCAAGTTAACTCCTCTAAATAATGTTAAGGTAGTTATTTTAGGTCAGGATCCGTACCATGAGGAAGGCCAGGCTCATGGTCTTGCATTTTCAACACTTGGTGGCAGACCAATTCCAAGATCTCTAAAAAACATTTTCAAGGAAATCTATGATGAATATGATTATCCGATTCCTGATTCTGGCTGCTTGGAGAAATGGGCAAAACAGGGTGTATTTCTACTAAATACTGTGTTGACAGTTGAGAAAGGCAATGCAAATTCCCACAGCAAATGCGGATGGCAGACTTTCACTGATAATGTAATTAAAATATTAAATAACCAAAAACAATCAATTGTATTCTTGCTTTGGGGAAAACAGGCAGAAAAGAAAAAGGAATTGATTACAAACCCTAATCATTTGGTTTTGATTACATCCCATCCTTCACCGTTTTCAGCACGAAGGGGATTTTTAGGATCTAATCATTTTAGATTGGCAAACGAATTTTTAAAAGAAAATGGTGTTGGTGAAATAAATTGGCAACTCCAAAATGATCTTTTTGATTTTAAATAG